A genomic segment from Paramixta manurensis encodes:
- a CDS encoding amidohydrolase family protein, which translates to MNNKRFINARAADGSPLSFEVKEGRFAAFGADLPDNAASDSLIDLQGRLVLPGLVDGHIHLDKSFLGGEWQPHQPVSSLRERLAVEKALLAQAQPVEERASMLIEQAISWGTVAMRSHVDVDATTGLTNLHAVMAAREQWRDKVAIQLVAFPQAGVISCPGSAAVLESAVKEGVEVIGGIDPTTLDGDANGQLDILFNLAARYGVRMDIHLHEPANQGAQQLQRIADRTQALGLAGRVAVSHAYALGDVSPSVLEQTARSLADAGVAIMTNAPGDHAFPPILTLRAAGVRVFAGNDNIRDAWWPYGNGDMLQRAMLIGYRSGFNTDEELNVALEMATTAAAEVLGVDGYGLAPGNEANFIVIDAPNSAAAVAMTPSAREIYRRGEKLEVRRYG; encoded by the coding sequence ATGAACAATAAACGCTTTATTAATGCGCGAGCCGCCGACGGAAGCCCGCTCAGCTTTGAGGTGAAAGAGGGGCGCTTTGCCGCGTTCGGCGCGGATCTGCCGGACAATGCTGCCTCCGATAGCCTGATTGATTTGCAAGGGCGCTTAGTGTTACCGGGCCTGGTTGATGGGCATATTCATTTGGATAAAAGTTTTCTCGGCGGCGAATGGCAGCCACATCAACCGGTATCCAGCCTGCGTGAACGTTTAGCGGTGGAGAAGGCGTTACTGGCACAGGCGCAACCGGTTGAAGAACGCGCCAGTATGCTGATCGAGCAGGCGATTTCGTGGGGAACGGTGGCGATGCGTAGCCATGTGGATGTGGATGCCACCACCGGATTAACGAATCTGCATGCGGTGATGGCCGCGCGTGAGCAGTGGCGCGACAAAGTAGCGATTCAACTGGTGGCTTTTCCGCAGGCGGGCGTGATTTCCTGTCCGGGCAGCGCGGCGGTACTTGAATCGGCGGTGAAAGAGGGCGTGGAGGTGATTGGCGGTATCGATCCGACGACGCTGGATGGCGATGCTAACGGTCAGTTGGATATTTTGTTCAATTTGGCGGCGCGTTATGGCGTGCGAATGGATATTCATTTGCATGAGCCGGCGAACCAAGGCGCGCAGCAACTACAGCGTATTGCCGACCGTACGCAGGCGTTGGGGTTAGCAGGGCGCGTGGCGGTGAGCCATGCTTATGCGCTTGGCGATGTGTCGCCATCAGTACTGGAACAGACGGCGCGTAGTTTAGCCGATGCGGGCGTGGCGATTATGACGAATGCGCCCGGCGATCACGCTTTTCCACCGATTTTGACACTGCGCGCTGCTGGCGTGCGAGTATTTGCCGGTAACGACAATATTCGTGATGCCTGGTGGCCGTATGGGAATGGCGATATGTTGCAGCGTGCGATGTTGATTGGCTATCGCTCTGGTTTTAACACCGATGAAGAGTTAAATGTGGCGCTGGAGATGGCGACGACCGCAGCGGCTGAGGTGTTAGGGGTGGACGGTTATGGTTTAGCGCCGGGGAATGAGGCGAATTTTATCGTGATTGATGCGCCGAATTCCGCCGCCGCCGTTGCGATGACGCCGTCTGCGCGTGAAATTTATCGCCGTGGCGAAAAATTAGAGGTGCGTCGTTACGGTTGA
- a CDS encoding type IV secretion protein Rhs codes for MSPNGEIYFRKELYRSDYSSPIVGIALQHTFIHELAHVWQSQQGMWVRSRGLFSWAANYSYILDEKKKLTDYSLEQQAQIIADYWLLMRFGFNEWNFQRIPGRLVTFRKIIDRQQILPLYQSTLSGFMPIR; via the coding sequence ATGTCCCCGAATGGAGAGATTTATTTCCGAAAAGAGCTTTATAGAAGTGATTACTCTTCTCCAATTGTTGGCATAGCTTTACAGCACACATTTATCCATGAGTTGGCTCATGTTTGGCAGTCTCAGCAAGGGATGTGGGTTAGATCAAGAGGGTTATTTAGTTGGGCGGCTAATTACTCCTATATTCTTGATGAGAAAAAAAAGCTTACGGACTATTCACTTGAACAACAGGCACAAATCATTGCTGATTACTGGTTATTAATGAGATTTGGTTTTAATGAATGGAATTTTCAACGTATCCCTGGTAGATTAGTTACGTTTCGTAAAATTATTGATCGGCAACAGATTTTGCCTCTTTATCAAAGTACATTATCTGGTTTCATGCCAATTAGGTGA
- a CDS encoding putative T6SS immunity periplasmic lipoprotein: MKYFSLFTVLFLFACKASDPRPKVYSAEVTVREGDVCVLAPATHGEFLSSLEIDGTGDVKRLRKYFSGNPDTIYLLNRQCVPLFGYRFRQGHSYGVSVLLETLEGQKKGEAGRIFTVSFAVSGDRDSQLRVSKIQ, translated from the coding sequence ATGAAATATTTTTCACTTTTTACTGTTTTATTCCTGTTCGCATGTAAAGCCAGCGATCCACGGCCGAAAGTGTATTCTGCGGAGGTTACGGTAAGAGAAGGAGATGTTTGTGTGTTAGCGCCAGCCACTCACGGTGAGTTTCTTTCCTCGCTGGAGATCGATGGGACCGGGGACGTGAAGCGCCTAAGAAAATATTTTTCTGGTAATCCTGACACTATTTATCTCTTAAACCGACAGTGCGTGCCCCTGTTTGGTTATCGTTTTAGGCAAGGTCATTCTTACGGTGTTTCAGTGCTACTCGAAACGCTGGAAGGCCAGAAAAAGGGTGAGGCAGGCCGTATTTTTACCGTCTCTTTTGCTGTTAGCGGTGATAGAGATAGCCAATTACGCGTCAGTAAAATTCAGTAG
- a CDS encoding DUF943 family protein, which yields MRITKKKLTFTLIVIVALSAIYRISLPAKIISVHQDSIFSDIVVKNFPITDSGKIKWWLDNQSDIENKYHIPHKDDKGRFAITFWSFGDGYKNISQEDIRLSTQTSDLKCFSDIKNGPNCIDKDRIMTVEKGLNGPITITTKKIYTISSSGKVKQEK from the coding sequence ATGAGAATTACAAAGAAAAAGCTCACCTTTACTTTAATCGTCATTGTTGCTTTATCAGCAATATACAGGATAAGCCTGCCCGCAAAAATAATATCTGTTCATCAAGATAGTATCTTTAGTGATATTGTTGTTAAAAACTTCCCCATTACTGATAGCGGGAAAATAAAATGGTGGCTGGACAATCAAAGCGATATAGAAAATAAATATCATATTCCTCACAAAGACGACAAGGGTCGGTTTGCAATAACATTCTGGTCTTTCGGTGATGGTTATAAAAATATCTCACAAGAAGATATAAGACTAAGTACACAAACATCTGATCTAAAATGTTTTAGTGACATCAAAAATGGCCCTAACTGTATTGATAAAGACAGAATAATGACAGTAGAAAAAGGACTCAATGGCCCTATAACAATAACCACAAAGAAAATATATACAATAAGTAGTAGTGGAAAAGTTAAGCAAGAGAAATAA
- a CDS encoding GntR family transcriptional regulator, with product MIDQVRTFLTKSELAYQTLLSAIQSGELKAGQKVTLNELADRLGMSLTPVRDAFTLLAEQGFIIRKPHYAAVIAEKKLSRTDEVSLLRAILEPETARLAAMHANKAQIDEIADAYNASLEAVKNQNARELSRLNELFHLKIAEASGSTLLAEFITSLWKALPVQGMTLNGDTVATLKSHADILTAISEGNPDEARALMAGHVGHAADRGRAYLDSLQSSAPEDKPD from the coding sequence ATGATTGATCAGGTTCGTACTTTTCTAACGAAAAGTGAGCTGGCTTACCAAACACTGCTTAGCGCAATTCAAAGCGGAGAACTGAAAGCAGGTCAAAAGGTAACGCTCAATGAGTTGGCCGATCGGTTAGGTATGAGTCTGACACCGGTGCGGGATGCGTTTACGCTATTGGCCGAACAGGGGTTTATTATCCGCAAACCGCACTATGCGGCGGTCATCGCCGAAAAAAAACTCAGCCGCACAGATGAGGTATCGTTATTACGCGCCATCCTTGAGCCCGAAACCGCACGCCTCGCCGCCATGCACGCCAATAAAGCGCAGATTGATGAGATTGCCGACGCGTATAACGCTTCGCTTGAAGCGGTAAAAAACCAAAACGCGCGCGAACTCAGCCGACTCAATGAACTGTTTCATCTAAAAATAGCGGAAGCCAGCGGCTCTACGTTATTGGCCGAATTTATTACCAGTTTATGGAAAGCGCTGCCGGTTCAGGGCATGACCCTGAATGGCGATACGGTGGCGACCCTTAAATCACACGCCGATATTTTAACCGCCATCAGCGAAGGCAACCCGGACGAAGCCCGCGCGCTAATGGCCGGGCATGTTGGCCACGCCGCCGATCGCGGACGCGCCTATCTCGACAGCCTTCAGTCATCAGCGCCGGAAGATAAACCGGACTGA
- a CDS encoding amidase: MISPSFSLFDPAFQQAARIQRREISAVQLVEAHLEQIARHNPHINAVVILLAEQALEQAWLADKAQETGQALGPLHGVPITVKESWDVAGLPSTFGLPHLRDNIAGNDALAVTRLKQAGAILLGKTNVPPNLADWQTCHPDYGATLNPWDNQRTPGGSSGGSAAALACGFSALEIGSDIGGSIRMPAHYCGVWGHKPGYGVIPGRGHAQPGHVAPADISVFGPLSRSAGDLRLALDLLAQPDPHSWPRMQAILDDARPRHGTHFRVALWNDDPHFPVSSEIRLALEQAGESLRRAGIEVVDTVRPAFSSRESYEVYVQLLRAATSGRQSDEAFSRHQQLRDNLVDDDASYRALLLRGNVLSHRQWLALNQQRYRLMAAWQAFFDQVDFLLCPVASTAAFPLFNNLPKEDRYLTVDGRTLPSANDYFWLGLASACGLPATTVPLMRTATGLPVGAQIIGRSGADRACIALAEILEHHHYRFAPPPLDAAQSGLSSGADD, translated from the coding sequence GTGATAAGCCCTTCTTTCTCACTGTTCGACCCTGCTTTTCAGCAGGCGGCGCGCATTCAGCGTCGGGAAATCAGCGCGGTTCAACTGGTAGAGGCGCATCTGGAACAAATTGCGCGCCATAACCCACATATAAATGCGGTGGTCATTTTATTGGCTGAGCAGGCGCTGGAGCAGGCCTGGCTGGCGGATAAAGCACAGGAAACCGGTCAGGCGCTCGGCCCGCTGCATGGTGTGCCGATAACGGTAAAAGAGTCGTGGGATGTTGCTGGTTTGCCTTCGACCTTTGGCCTGCCGCATCTACGGGATAATATTGCCGGTAACGATGCGCTGGCGGTTACGCGCCTGAAACAGGCCGGGGCTATTTTGTTGGGTAAAACCAACGTCCCTCCTAACCTTGCCGATTGGCAAACGTGTCACCCCGACTATGGCGCCACGCTTAACCCGTGGGATAACCAGCGCACGCCGGGCGGTTCGTCCGGTGGTTCAGCGGCGGCGCTAGCCTGTGGCTTTTCCGCACTGGAAATTGGCAGTGATATCGGCGGGTCGATTAGGATGCCGGCCCATTACTGCGGCGTGTGGGGGCACAAACCGGGTTACGGTGTGATACCCGGTCGTGGTCATGCACAGCCGGGCCATGTTGCCCCTGCGGATATTAGCGTCTTTGGGCCGCTGAGCCGTAGCGCGGGCGATTTACGACTAGCGCTTGATCTGTTGGCGCAGCCCGATCCCCACAGTTGGCCGCGTATGCAGGCGATCCTTGACGATGCGCGTCCGCGCCATGGTACACATTTCCGGGTGGCCCTTTGGAATGATGATCCTCACTTCCCGGTGAGCAGTGAGATTCGTCTGGCGCTGGAACAGGCTGGCGAATCGTTACGCCGGGCTGGCATTGAAGTGGTTGATACCGTACGACCCGCTTTCTCCAGCCGTGAGAGCTATGAGGTTTATGTTCAGCTGTTGCGTGCGGCGACCAGTGGCCGACAGAGCGACGAAGCCTTTAGCCGTCATCAGCAGCTTAGAGACAATCTGGTAGATGATGATGCCAGTTATCGCGCGCTGTTGCTGCGTGGTAATGTGCTTAGTCATCGTCAGTGGCTGGCGTTGAACCAGCAACGTTATCGGCTAATGGCTGCCTGGCAAGCGTTCTTTGATCAAGTGGATTTTTTGTTGTGCCCGGTCGCCAGCACGGCTGCCTTTCCGCTATTTAATAATCTACCGAAAGAGGATCGCTACTTAACGGTGGATGGACGTACTTTGCCCTCGGCGAATGACTATTTTTGGCTGGGATTGGCTTCCGCCTGCGGATTACCTGCGACTACCGTGCCATTGATGCGCACCGCAACGGGTCTGCCCGTTGGCGCACAAATTATTGGCCGTTCAGGGGCCGATCGTGCTTGTATCGCTTTGGCGGAAATACTGGAACACCACCACTATCGCTTCGCGCCACCTCCGCTTGACGCCGCTCAGTCCGGTTTATCTTCCGGCGCTGATGACTGA
- a CDS encoding ABC transporter substrate-binding protein, whose protein sequence is MQTTAMRGRGIVAVLLLGLSAFSLQAKTTLTLGAAQNSLGSLPLVIAQQKGFFADEGLQVDTVSFKGGAPAVQALAGGSVAACICAADHAVRLQNRHLGGRVLVALTEHHGYGLVALANNPAAQLSDLRGKNVGITSPGSLTDNTLRYYISEKGLNAERDFRLVGIGTGGPMRAAIESGAVQAGMLTTPDVQAALADPRFKLIQDFRTLQYPALDLVVVDRWLNAHRDEAQRLTRAVIKAEQVIQTDPVAVQAGVDKMYPRLSPALRKVLAEEAPKLLSHDGKMAPQGYQLMVKMLKVADPTLSAPDYSAITVPDLLSKG, encoded by the coding sequence ATGCAGACAACAGCTATGCGCGGACGCGGCATTGTTGCCGTATTACTGTTGGGGTTAAGCGCATTTTCTCTCCAGGCGAAAACCACACTCACCCTTGGCGCGGCGCAAAACTCGCTGGGTTCTTTACCGCTGGTGATTGCGCAGCAAAAAGGTTTTTTCGCCGATGAAGGACTGCAGGTCGATACCGTATCGTTTAAAGGTGGCGCCCCGGCGGTGCAGGCATTAGCCGGTGGTAGCGTGGCGGCTTGCATTTGCGCCGCCGACCATGCGGTACGCTTACAAAACCGCCATCTCGGCGGGCGGGTACTGGTGGCGTTGACCGAGCACCATGGCTACGGGTTGGTTGCGTTAGCCAATAATCCTGCCGCTCAGTTGAGCGATTTACGCGGTAAAAATGTTGGCATCACCTCACCCGGTAGCCTGACGGATAACACGCTGCGCTACTACATCAGCGAAAAAGGATTGAACGCCGAGCGGGATTTCCGTTTGGTCGGCATTGGTACCGGCGGCCCGATGCGTGCGGCAATCGAGAGCGGAGCGGTGCAGGCGGGAATGTTAACCACGCCGGATGTGCAGGCGGCGCTGGCCGACCCGCGCTTCAAATTGATTCAGGATTTCCGCACCTTACAGTATCCGGCGCTGGACCTGGTGGTGGTTGATCGTTGGTTAAACGCTCACCGTGATGAGGCGCAGCGCCTGACGAGAGCGGTTATCAAGGCAGAGCAGGTGATTCAAACCGATCCGGTCGCGGTACAGGCGGGCGTCGATAAGATGTATCCCCGCCTGTCGCCAGCGTTACGTAAGGTACTGGCGGAAGAAGCGCCGAAATTGTTATCACACGACGGAAAAATGGCGCCGCAAGGCTACCAGTTGATGGTGAAAATGCTCAAGGTAGCCGATCCGACGCTCAGCGCGCCCGACTATAGCGCTATTACGGTGCCCGATCTGTTAAGCAAAGGGTAA
- a CDS encoding ABC transporter permease: protein MSNLFTSSQLQPKRQADNALRKNAATSRRIFSQQVLFILVLLLVWQAAGSWFIDPFWVSRPGDIALRLWQLTLNGDLWRHTATTLSEAGSGLILGAVVGIALGLGLARFRAIANVVEPLLMGLYSLPRVALAPLFVLWFGIGLSAKVMMSFSMVLFVFMLNVLEGVRSLDRDHIDLMRTMRASPRYILRRIMLPAILPWIAAAVRIAVGLALIGAVVGELIGSSEGVGWYIENAAGQLDSTGVFTGIIILLVLAMIANSLIGRVFRRMTEWRQ from the coding sequence GTGAGTAATTTGTTTACTTCTTCTCAACTTCAGCCCAAGCGGCAGGCGGATAACGCGCTGCGGAAAAATGCCGCTACGTCGCGCCGAATCTTCAGCCAGCAAGTCCTGTTTATCTTGGTTTTATTGTTAGTGTGGCAGGCGGCAGGGAGCTGGTTTATCGATCCGTTCTGGGTGAGCCGCCCCGGCGATATTGCGTTGCGACTCTGGCAATTAACCTTAAACGGCGATCTGTGGCGCCATACCGCAACCACCCTGAGTGAAGCCGGCTCCGGGCTGATTCTGGGGGCGGTAGTGGGTATTGCGCTAGGGCTGGGATTGGCGCGTTTCCGGGCTATCGCTAATGTGGTGGAGCCGTTACTGATGGGGCTATATAGCCTGCCGCGCGTTGCGCTGGCACCGTTATTTGTTCTGTGGTTTGGCATCGGCCTGTCGGCCAAAGTGATGATGTCCTTCTCGATGGTGCTGTTTGTTTTCATGTTAAACGTGCTGGAAGGAGTACGTTCACTTGACCGCGACCATATTGATTTGATGCGCACTATGCGTGCCAGCCCTCGTTATATTCTGCGTCGGATCATGCTACCGGCCATTCTGCCGTGGATTGCGGCGGCGGTGCGTATCGCCGTGGGTCTGGCGCTGATTGGTGCGGTGGTCGGCGAATTGATCGGTTCCAGCGAGGGGGTCGGTTGGTATATCGAAAACGCCGCAGGTCAACTCGATTCTACCGGGGTGTTTACCGGCATCATTATTCTGTTGGTGCTGGCAATGATCGCCAATTCGCTAATCGGCCGGGTCTTCCGGCGCATGACGGAGTGGCGCCAATGA
- a CDS encoding ABC transporter ATP-binding protein: protein MTAKIDIRQLSVQFSGSSGTVNAIDRLSLSVAPGEFVAIVGPSGCGKSTLLRVIAGLVEAASGQVRIDGEPVSEPPPGVGFMFQRDTLLPWATVAANIRVGCELSTLAPADYARRVAELIELVKLNGFEAHYPGALSGGMRQRVSLARLLAYEPELYLMDEPFGALDYQTKIMMGRELLRIWESRKRSIVFVTHDIEEAVALADRVIVMSPRPGRIVQDYRIDLPRPREPRALRGNPEFSRLCGMIWADLAQASGETL from the coding sequence ATGACTGCCAAAATAGACATCAGACAATTGTCGGTACAGTTTTCTGGCAGCAGCGGGACGGTGAATGCCATCGACCGCCTCTCTCTCAGCGTCGCGCCCGGCGAGTTTGTCGCTATTGTTGGCCCCTCTGGCTGCGGTAAATCGACCTTGTTACGGGTGATCGCCGGGCTGGTGGAGGCCGCTTCCGGACAGGTGCGTATTGATGGCGAACCGGTGAGCGAGCCACCGCCGGGAGTCGGCTTTATGTTTCAGCGCGACACGTTGCTACCTTGGGCGACGGTTGCGGCAAACATCCGGGTTGGCTGTGAACTCTCTACATTGGCGCCCGCCGACTATGCACGGCGCGTGGCTGAGCTCATTGAGCTGGTTAAATTAAACGGTTTCGAAGCGCACTATCCTGGCGCACTCTCCGGCGGGATGCGTCAGCGCGTCTCTCTTGCCAGGTTACTGGCCTATGAACCGGAGCTGTATCTGATGGATGAGCCGTTCGGCGCGCTGGATTATCAGACAAAAATCATGATGGGTCGGGAACTGCTGCGGATCTGGGAAAGCCGTAAACGCAGCATTGTGTTTGTCACGCACGATATTGAAGAGGCGGTGGCGTTGGCCGACCGGGTGATCGTGATGAGCCCGCGACCAGGACGCATCGTCCAGGATTATCGTATTGACTTGCCCCGGCCGAGAGAGCCGCGCGCGCTACGCGGTAACCCGGAATTTTCCAGACTGTGCGGCATGATCTGGGCCGACCTCGCGCAAGCGAGCGGCGAGACCCTTTGA
- a CDS encoding ABC transporter substrate-binding protein → MKIRIGAHPSNLTLTALTHYQPLQQLLLDAGFEPEFLWYPEGKMMHQLAVSGKVNVIGTGTTRAVVAQAEQVQLAYIGASRPRRSWSAILVTENAPIRRAEDLAGKRIGFIEGSFQTYFLLATLEQVGLKYADIVPVNLLPGASLAALQAGEVDAWIAMDPYLSAALAGGGLRKIQDCGDVIANRSVFWVLPEVVAAGEGKVRALFDALVATDAWIGAHLTEAGELFARVIANGLTPEEWTRGLHGREWGISAPDEQLFAEQQAEGDLLFRHGLLAHKIDINATRLPFQLDAVEV, encoded by the coding sequence ATGAAGATTCGCATCGGTGCCCATCCCTCTAATTTGACGTTAACCGCGCTGACCCACTATCAGCCGTTGCAGCAGTTGCTGCTTGACGCCGGTTTTGAGCCCGAATTTTTATGGTATCCCGAAGGTAAAATGATGCACCAACTGGCCGTTAGCGGCAAAGTGAACGTGATTGGCACTGGCACCACGCGCGCGGTGGTGGCGCAGGCAGAACAAGTTCAGTTGGCCTATATTGGCGCCTCGCGCCCGCGGCGAAGCTGGTCGGCGATTTTGGTAACGGAAAACGCGCCGATTCGCCGTGCCGAGGATCTGGCCGGTAAACGTATTGGCTTTATCGAAGGCTCTTTTCAAACTTACTTTCTGCTGGCGACGCTTGAACAGGTAGGGCTGAAATATGCCGATATTGTGCCGGTAAATTTATTGCCCGGCGCTTCGCTGGCTGCTTTACAGGCCGGAGAGGTGGATGCGTGGATCGCGATGGACCCTTACCTCAGCGCGGCGTTGGCGGGCGGAGGCTTGCGCAAAATACAGGATTGTGGCGATGTGATTGCCAACCGCTCGGTTTTTTGGGTCTTACCGGAAGTTGTCGCCGCCGGAGAAGGCAAAGTTCGTGCGCTGTTCGACGCGTTGGTTGCGACCGATGCGTGGATTGGTGCGCATTTAACCGAAGCGGGCGAGCTTTTTGCGCGAGTGATTGCCAATGGGTTGACGCCGGAAGAGTGGACGCGTGGGCTACACGGGCGTGAATGGGGGATTTCCGCACCCGATGAGCAACTGTTCGCCGAGCAGCAGGCGGAAGGGGATTTGTTGTTCCGCCACGGCCTGCTGGCGCACAAAATTGATATTAATGCGACGCGTTTACCGTTTCAGCTTGATGCGGTGGAGGTATAA